Genomic DNA from uncultured Methanospirillum sp.:
CGGTCATCTTCCTCACTGCCCACTCAGATGAGGTAACACTTGAACGGGCTATCGCAGTCAGCCCTTCAGGATACCTGATCAAGCCGTTTAAGGACAGGGAACTCTACTCCTCTATCGAACTTGCCCTGCACAAGCATGAGATCAGGCAGCGGATTCGGCCTGAAAAGATCGTACGTGAGGTTCAGTCTGATCTTGCCCACCTCTCTGGTGTCAGTGCCCTCGTTATCAGCCCTCGTGGAATCGTTATCCGGGCAAACCAGAATGCATGTGATCTCTTAGAGACAGATCAGGCTGATCTCTGCGGTACCAGGATCACAGCCTGGATCTGTTCGGATACGGCCACGGCTGATACCCCCCCGGTAACCGAGGGTTCCATTCTTCCCTGTAATGTTGCTATAAGGAGTCAGAAGGGTGCAATTCGAAAAGTCTCCATCGAGACCGGGTTTAT
This window encodes:
- a CDS encoding response regulator, with product MTKGKKILIVEDEMVISLEIAATLKRLGYEVAGQAITGIEAIRLVEETDPDLILMDIRLKGDMDGIEVACQVSDRFDLPVIFLTAHSDEVTLERAIAVSPSGYLIKPFKDRELYSSIELALHKHEIRQRIRPEKIVREVQSDLAHLSGVSALVISPRGIVIRANQNACDLLETDQADLCGTRITAWICSDTATADTPPVTEGSILPCNVAIRSQKGAIRKVSIETGFITGEEGRIQGYLLVITPV